The genome window GGGAAATTAATTTTACAGATGAAGAGAGAGGTGTAATGTCCGGTCTCTTATCCTCCACGGCATCTCTGGAAGGTGATGAACACGGCCCCGGGCTTCACCCCCAGATCTCTCAGGATCGCGTGCGCTGCAACTGGTTTGCCATTGAAGGCAAGGCGTAGATTGTTCCCCAGCTCAGGCCTCATCTGCAGGTACTTCTTGATCAGTGTGTCAACGGTGTCTGTGATCTTCAGGTCAATTGGGATGTTGGTATTCTTAGAAGGGTCGAACACCTTCACGTCAATGTTATCAGGCTGAGGAGATCCTGGGGCATCATCATACACCTTTAGAAAGCTGTGAGTGGTCTGACCCAACTGTGGATGAAACTGGTTCTGAGGGCCGAGAACAAGCTCCTCAACATCCGCCCACTGGATGATGTCTTCCCACTACAAAAGAGAGAGTTGGGAAGAAGGTGTGTGAAAACATTGACATGGACCAggtatttaaggaataaaacactatatGTGGTgctgttaaagaagaataatcaacactggggtggtgtgatggagctgaGTCACTGATA of Ictalurus punctatus breed USDA103 chromosome 29, Coco_2.0, whole genome shotgun sequence contains these proteins:
- the LOC108260624 gene encoding uncharacterized protein LOC108260624 — its product is MADVCLPQWEDIIQWADVEELVLGPQNQFHPQLGQTTHSFLKVYDDAPGSPQPDNIDVKVFDPSKNTNIPIDLKITDTVDTLIKKYLQMRPELGNNLRLAFNGKPVAAHAILRDLGVKPGAVFITFQRCRGG